The Bombus vancouverensis nearcticus chromosome 2, iyBomVanc1_principal, whole genome shotgun sequence genome window below encodes:
- the stops gene encoding SOCS domain-containing protein stops isoform X1: protein MEVLIDCYFDKLFAEMERSCLASRYKRREMVGYFSDVINSCSAAENLDKQDVCERIVMSALRYHNIAMMENGYVCLLGKFHNVLYVAAKLCFDWNLNNNEIVSRLLNDIFYCEKTFERILVGAIFGTRVTHFLSGWKSDFEDREENLRALMYFLHHATVGRLEYRCASSPDKRRFIDVPMESYGQALPLRVAIQHGSPDILLIMLRYGASVESDKLAPSPLEMLLNKLSEYDAQPGQDQIVFPEHLLLCLKLVLRTVTTAFVKTPGHIAEQSGIFSVSIYEQYPTLVEQKLVPPERSGMSPPELRHLCRCRIRETLFENWALPHGIQKLQIPESLRNYLDLLGD from the exons ATGGAGGTACTGATCGACTGTTACTTCGACAAGCTGTTCGCTGAAATGGAACGCAGTTGCTTGGCCTCTCGATACAAACGTCGCGAGATGGTTGGCTATTTTTCAGATGTGATAAATAGCTGTTCGGCAG CAGAAAACCTAGATAAGCAAGATGTCTGCGAGAGGATAGTAATGTCTGCCCTTCGCTATCACAACATCGCAATGATGGAAAATGGCTATGTGTGCCTTCTCGGCAAGTTCCACAACGTGCTCTATGTGGCAGCGAAACTTTGTTTCGACTGGAACCTGAACAACAACGAGATCGTCTCCAGACTACTCAATGACATATTCTACTGCGAGAAAACGTTCGAGCGTATTTTGGTGGGGGCCATATTCGGTACACGAGTGACTCACTTCCTGTCCGGTTGGAAAAGCGACTTCGAGGATCGCGAAGAGAATCTTCGAGCTCTAATGTATTTCTTGCATCACGCTACAGTCGGAAGACTCGAGTATCGTTGCGCGTCTTCGCCCGATAAACGACGATTCATTGACGTTCCTATGGAGTCTTATGGGCAGGCGTTGCCCTTGAGAGTGGCCATTCAACACGGCTCTCCGGATATTCTTTTGATCATGCTCCGTTACGGGGCCTCGGTCGAGTCTGACAAATTGGCTCCCTCTCCGCTCGAGATGCTCTTGAACAAGCTGAGCGAGTACGACGCTCAACCTGGCCAAGATCAGATCGTGTTCCCAGAACACTTGCTACTTTGCTTGAAACTCGTGCTGAGAACCGTGACGACTGCCTTCGTGAAGACGCCTGGACACATAGCCGAGCAGAGCGGCATTTTCAGCGTTTCCATTTACGAACAGTACCCAACTCTGGTCGAGCAGAAGTTGGTGCCGCCGGAGAGAAGTGGCATGAGTCCGCCGGAACTGAGGCATCTTTGTCGTTGTCGCATCCGAGAGACTTTGTTCGAGAACTGGGCGTTGCCGCATGGGATTCAGAAGCTTCAAATCCCGGAGTCGCTGAGGAATTACTTGGACCTTCTCGGTGATTGA
- the stops gene encoding SOCS domain-containing protein stops isoform X2 has translation MSALRYHNIAMMENGYVCLLGKFHNVLYVAAKLCFDWNLNNNEIVSRLLNDIFYCEKTFERILVGAIFGTRVTHFLSGWKSDFEDREENLRALMYFLHHATVGRLEYRCASSPDKRRFIDVPMESYGQALPLRVAIQHGSPDILLIMLRYGASVESDKLAPSPLEMLLNKLSEYDAQPGQDQIVFPEHLLLCLKLVLRTVTTAFVKTPGHIAEQSGIFSVSIYEQYPTLVEQKLVPPERSGMSPPELRHLCRCRIRETLFENWALPHGIQKLQIPESLRNYLDLLGD, from the coding sequence ATGTCTGCCCTTCGCTATCACAACATCGCAATGATGGAAAATGGCTATGTGTGCCTTCTCGGCAAGTTCCACAACGTGCTCTATGTGGCAGCGAAACTTTGTTTCGACTGGAACCTGAACAACAACGAGATCGTCTCCAGACTACTCAATGACATATTCTACTGCGAGAAAACGTTCGAGCGTATTTTGGTGGGGGCCATATTCGGTACACGAGTGACTCACTTCCTGTCCGGTTGGAAAAGCGACTTCGAGGATCGCGAAGAGAATCTTCGAGCTCTAATGTATTTCTTGCATCACGCTACAGTCGGAAGACTCGAGTATCGTTGCGCGTCTTCGCCCGATAAACGACGATTCATTGACGTTCCTATGGAGTCTTATGGGCAGGCGTTGCCCTTGAGAGTGGCCATTCAACACGGCTCTCCGGATATTCTTTTGATCATGCTCCGTTACGGGGCCTCGGTCGAGTCTGACAAATTGGCTCCCTCTCCGCTCGAGATGCTCTTGAACAAGCTGAGCGAGTACGACGCTCAACCTGGCCAAGATCAGATCGTGTTCCCAGAACACTTGCTACTTTGCTTGAAACTCGTGCTGAGAACCGTGACGACTGCCTTCGTGAAGACGCCTGGACACATAGCCGAGCAGAGCGGCATTTTCAGCGTTTCCATTTACGAACAGTACCCAACTCTGGTCGAGCAGAAGTTGGTGCCGCCGGAGAGAAGTGGCATGAGTCCGCCGGAACTGAGGCATCTTTGTCGTTGTCGCATCCGAGAGACTTTGTTCGAGAACTGGGCGTTGCCGCATGGGATTCAGAAGCTTCAAATCCCGGAGTCGCTGAGGAATTACTTGGACCTTCTCGGTGATTGA